The Aedes albopictus strain Foshan chromosome 1, AalbF5, whole genome shotgun sequence genomic interval CATATTCCCAAATTCCCGTACTAACTCCTGAACGAAATCATGGAGCAATTCCCGTATTAACTAGCGGTGGAATGTGGAatgtatctggaggaatttccgtacgaacttctagaaaaatgcaCGTAgaatctcctagaggaatgcttgtagaagctcctgcagaaattctcgtaAGTATTTCTCGAAGGTATTCTCGCGGCAACTCTAGTAATTTCCGTAGAAACTCTTAAGAGTTCccatagaaactcctggagcaattcccgtagAGAACCAACTCCTCGAGATATTctagaaggactttctggaggaatttccggaactaCTCCGGAAAGAATTGAAGTACATATtcacatctgaaggaattcccatacGAACTCTTGACAGTATTCCCGTAGGATTTTCCCTATtagttcctcgaagaattttcataggaactcctggaggaattctcattgTAATTCCTTGCTACTACTACCTTACTACACCTTACGGCGAAATTCTCGTAAgaactgctggatgaattcccgcacgaacttatggagaaatgcacgtaggaactcttggaggaattttcgtatTAATTTATCTAGATGTTCCCGTAGGAACTTCTCTAGTAATTTGCATAAAAAATCAtttgggaactcttggaggaattcccgcaagaaCTCCTTTAGGCATTCCCGTAGGAACTCATGACGAAATTCCCCtataaactcctccaggagtttctgtagaggttcctggaggaattttcgtatTAATTTCTCGAGGTATCCTCGTAAGAACTCCTCtattaactcttggaggaattttcattggaactcctggaggaattctagtttTAACTCCTTACTACTCCTTACGgaggaattctcgtcagaattgctagatgaattcccgcaggaacttttggaggaattctcgtattaatttctctagatattcgcGTAGGAACTTCTCTTGTAATTCTTATAGAAACTCTTTTGGGAATCCCTatggcaactcctggaggaattccagtaagaacTGCCTTAGGCATTTCCgtaggaactcatgaaggaattcccctATCAGCTCCTCCAGCAAATTCTGTGGcggctcctggagggattctcgtaTTCATTTCTCGAGGTATTCTCGTAGGAACTCCTCTattaactcttggaagaattttcattggaactcctggaggaattctcgcaagAACTGCTAGATGAATTCTCACAGGAACACATGGAGGAATGTAcgtaagaactcttggaggaattctcgcatTAGTATCCTTAGATATCCCCGTAGGAACTTCTCTAGTAATTCCCATAGAAACTCTTTTGGGAATCCCtatgagtgagtttttggaggcaaagtgtacaggccgcgttttcattcggtcgtcgtcgtcgtctatttgactgctcatcttcgtacggggcgatttatgatacgataaatgcaacaagcaacattttttgcgattttagtcaacagacattgaaatgttcgtcacgtcaagtgtcggcccaagttccaaagccacgtttgttcaaatcactttattttctctttcgttaattttcgcacttcgaaaactatctgaatggttcgtcatcttcgatgtcggcatgtgttttgttttagtccaaatgaaaataagtggtttatattaatagggttgcatgaatcactccacctaccaaagtgaactcatatcatgcgccctttcccctccccactaacaaaaagtccttcccatgacagacgtggagacgcagaggtgatctcggtctttagtaagcaacgcacgtcataataacattcctttccttcctcgatgaccgtaaggacgtggccggcgccgttattgacctaataaagtttggaattctcgaagatgcacattgaggacggtaagctactcccaagctccgtctgttggttccttgtgcaacttcgattgttctggtcaatcacggagtagcaactacgaatagtacggtcatctatgctcatgctcatgctcatgctcatgctcatgctagaaactcttttgggaatccctatgggaactcttggaggaattcccgtaagaaCTCCCTTAGGCATTCCCgtaggaactcatgaaggaattctcctATTagctcctccaagagtttctgtagagtctcctggagaagttctcgtATTAATTTCGCGTAGGAACTCCTCTATTGATCCCTCtaacttttttaggaattcacatgggaacttctggaagaattttcctagaaacttctggaagaaatgccATAGGAACTCACGGAGGAGTTTCcgtagaaatttctcgaggaatgctGGTattaacttctcgaggaattcctattggaacacctacacaccgagaaaaaattccactcaatgactgagttggccttactcaggaATCGAAAAATCCTTGGTTTTCTTAGTCAGTTTCGGCTAAAGCTTGGACAACCCATtgacaatgggttgtcccacttttatcggaaactgagtaagaaaacaaaggatttttcgatttctgagtaagaccaactcaacccctgagtagaaatttttctatgtGCAGAAGTTTCCATagcaactcctgggggaattctcgtATGAACTTCTAGAATCGTTTTAACTTCTGCAAACCATGTAGATAACTACTGAAAGAATCATAGGTACAACTCGTGCAGACCAAAAACTTTTGGAGATTTTTCGGAGAAGCTCCTAAATGATTCGTCGGAAAAACTCGTACTGGGTAGGGGAACTCGTAATGATTTTGCACGGCATCACCAACTATTTCTTGAAATCTTCAAATTTATCTTGAGAATGCGATCATACATCGGAACCATGAGCAATCTTCGGGAATCCTCGACATATCCGGAAGCAGATATCATCTGGAAAAAGGTATACTTCTGCTTTCAAAACAATGACAATGTCATACGCAACTTGGAGTTTGAACCGAACATCGTTGGAAGCTGTCGGAGTTGAGATCTTATTTTGGCGTCCCAATATGTTAAAATTGTTTTATATTTTGACCAAAAACATGGAATGCCGCTAGATTTCTTAGCAATATACTTCGGAAGGACAACAACAGATGAAATACAATCCACAACTtagtattgggtttctcattaatgtttagactactgtgataatttgagaatccactgaatcatcatttccctgcGAAATTTCACAtttatcaaacttattttgtttacctgttgtgcatccgacgcccatGTCATGAACTCAaacgaacttgtgtatgccagccgctgcgaagtcgtgtgcgaaattcgactgtgatgataatgaatttcggccgagtctaaatgggtgcaaatgtcgcaatattatgGTGATATTTCTAAAAtcagtatagcgcatttagttcaccactggactagttttcacgagtgcgaagaCGCTAATTGTTGGGGAGTCAAGCAAGCCATGATTTTCCTTTGTAATAATGTCATTTAGAAATACATTCATTCTTGTTCTACCATTCAACCAAAGCAGTCATAACTCTTAACTGTAGAACATAACAGTTTTTGGCGACGAGAATTTACGAAACCACACGAAGCAAAATGTCTCCAGAATTCGAAGCGAATCTTTTGAGGATCCTGGAAAATCAAGGCCGCATTCTTGCAGAGTTGTCAGCTTCCCGGGCGGCAGAAGCTCAAGCTAGTCAAGCAGGACAAGGGGACGGTAATCTGCAACGCAGTCAGCAGCATCCGGAAGAACCACGTCTGCGGAATCAAAGCGAGTTTCTGATCGAATCGTTGTCAAGCGCAATCAACGAGTTCAACTACGACCCGGAAGCAGGAATAACGTTCGAAGCCTGGTTTGCCAAATATGAAGATCTGTTCGAAGAAGACGCTCGAGCTCTGGACGGACCGGCCAAGGTTCGATTGCTGCTTCGAAACCTCAGCACCGTAGCGCATAAGAAGTATGTGAGCTACATCCTCCCGAAGAAGCCGAAGGAAGTGACTTTCGATGAAACAATCAAGACATTGAAGTCCATCTTCGGTCGTCAAACATCGCTCTTCAATCAACGTTACCAGTGTCTGCAACTCAAGAAGGATCCGACCGACGACTACTTCACCTACGCTGGAGTTGTGAATGAAAAGTGCGAAGAATTCAAGCTCTCGGAGATCAACGCGGACCAATTCAAGTGTTTGATGTTTGTTTCCGGCCTGAATTCAAGCAAGGACTCGGACGTTCGGACAACCCTTCTATCACGGATCGAGAGTTCCAATCCCGCTACGCCGATGACCCTACGCTCGCTAGCAGAGGAATGCCAGAGACTCCTGAATCTGAAACGAGACACCGCCATGATCGAGAAGACCGGAGGAAAACAAACCGTTTGTGCAGTGAAGAATTCATCAAAACCGCCGCACAACAGCAAACCGCAATCCGAAATTCCGAACACACCATGTTGGAGATGTGGCGACATGCATTATTCGAAGAATTGTCCCTACCTTCAGCATGAGTGTAAATCCTGCAAGAAAACTGGACACAAGGAAGGTTATTGCTCCTGTTTTAAGCAAAAGGATAGGAAGAAGAAGCGTCTATTCAAGAATAACGCAGTGGCTAAAGCACAAGGTCTGTACACCATCAATCAGGTCAGTATCGCAGCCAGACGTAAGTTCGTGAACCTGGAGATCAACGGACATCCAGTACGACTACAACTAGACAGCGCAGCAGACATCACCGTGATTTCATCGGACGTGTACAAACAAATAGGCAGCCCCGTTGGAAGTTCAGCATCCATCAACGTTGTTAACGCATCAGGTGACGACATGGGTCTCATAGCTGAATTTGAATGTACCGTTACTTTGAACGACGTCGTGAAGCAAGGAAGATGTTACGTCACAAACGTGGACAATCTCAACTTGTTCGGCACCGAGTGGATCGAGCTGTTTGGATTGTGGGACATTCCGTTCAACGCAGTCTGCAATCAAGTCTCCTCAAAATCACATCCAAAATCGGAAGAACTTGTCCAGCGTCTACGATCGAAGTTCAAGAACGTGTTCAGTGAAGACCTTGGATTATGCACTAAGAAGAAGGTATCGCTATCAGTCAAGCCAGGTACCAAGCCCGTATTTCGTCCGAAGCGTCCAGTCCCGTATGCATCAACAGAGAAGATTGAAGCTGAGCTGGATCGTCTACAAAGTTTGGGAATCATTTCGCCAATTCCATACTCCGAGTGGGCGGCTCCCATCGTTGCTGTACGAAAACCGAACGGCAAAGTGAGAATTTGCGCGGACTATTCCACCGGACTAAATGAAGCTTTGGAACCAAATCAACATCCGTTACCGTTACCACAGGACCTGTTTACGAAGCTGGCGGGCAAGAAGTACTTCACTCAAATCGATTTATCCGATGCTTATCTACAAGTAGAAGTCACAGAAGAGTCCAGGAAGATGCTGTCAATCAACACTCACAAAGGCTTATTTCAATTCAATCGACTTTCCCCTGGTGTCAAGACGGCCCCCGGCGAATTCCAGCATATCGTGGACAATATGATTGCGGATTTGGAGGACGTTAGCGGATATCTCGATGACATCATGGTAGCAAGTGACACCTTGAAGAAGCACATAGAGCAACTAGACCGGTTGTTCGCACGAATTGAAGAGTACGGTTTCCATCTGAAAATTGAGAAGAGCAACTTTTTCATGAAGCAAATCAAGTACCTTGGACTGATCGCTGATGAAGAAGGACTTCGACCTGATCCAGAAAAGGTCAAGGCAATTGTCAAGATGCCGGCGCCTCATGATGTTCAAACGTTACGTTCATTCCTGGGAGCAATTAACTACTACGGCAAGTTTGTGAGGTCCATGCATGAGCTTCGCCAACCACTTGATGCTCTACTCAAGAAAGATGTCCAATGGAACTGGAGTCAAGCGTGCCAGGAATCATTCAACAAGTTCAAGGATATCCTTCAATCAGACCTGTTGCTGACCCACTATAATCCGAAACTGGAGATGATAGTAGCAGCGGACGCGTCACAGAATGGCCTGGGTGCTGTTCTTCTTCATCGCTTTCCTGACGGCACCGTTAAAGCAGTTTGCCACGCTTCCCGGACGTTGACCAATGCTGAGAAGAACTACGCACAAGGTGAAAAAGAAGGACTCGCTCTTGTGTTTGCCTGCACCAAGTTCCATCGCATGATTTTTGGACGGCGATTCACACTACACACGGATCACAAGCCACTACTAGGAATTTTTGGATCGAAAAAAGGAATACCAGTTCATACAGCAAGCAGACTGCAAAGGTGGGCGTTAACTCTCTTGCAGTACGATTTCAAGCTGGAATTCAAGTCTACTGACAGTTTTGGGTATGCTGATGTCCTGTCACGATTGATCGGTGAACATTCCAAGCCGGATGAGGACTACATCATCGCTAGTGTTCAGCTAGAAGCAGACATCAAAAGTATGCAAGCCGAATCTGCAGCAGTACTTCCAGTAACCTACCAGATGATTCAGCAAGAAACGAAGCAGGATGAAACTCTCCAATCCGTCATGCGACATCTTCGGAACAACTGGACAACACCACCAGAAGCCAATGAACTTCAGTGTTTCTTCAAACGGCGCGAATCGTTGTGTGAAGCAGACGGATGCCTTATGTTCCTGGATCGTATGGTAGTACCACTGTCTTTGCAGAATGCAGTTCTCAAGCAATTGCACGCAGGGCACCCCGGAATGCAGAGAATGAAATCCATAGCAAGAAGCTTCATCTACTGGCCTAATATTGACGCTCACATTGAGGACTACGTACGCAAGTGTAGTGACTGCGCAGCAGTTTCAAAAGCTCCAGTGAAGACTACTCTATCATCGTGGCCTATACCTTCTCAACCGTGGACCAGGCTACATTTggaccagagcgttcatgattaacaaatattttaatcatgattaatcattgatgattaaaattcaaatttcggtgattattgattatgattaatgattaatttgatttttgggatgattaatgattatgattaatgattaaaattgattttatctgtgattattgattatgattaatgattaaaaatggctcattgattaaaaatcatgattaatcatgattaatcaatcacaaaaaacaggaaatgattaaaatataattattgtttaaaatatttttgaagttccaaaagtaaaaggtaactctgtctgggagattattgaaaaaataatcaagaagaacagcatttgaaccaattcaaattggatcatatattttatatggtgaaaaatttttggtgatgaatgattcatgattgattcatttttttttcttatgattatgattactgattaatgattaaattgcgaaatcagtgtgattaagattaatgattattgattaaatgagaaattttggtgattatgattactgatttttgattaatcttaatcattaatcattaatcattattaaatttatgat includes:
- the LOC134285644 gene encoding uncharacterized protein K02A2.6-like, with translation MSPEFEANLLRILENQGRILAELSASRAAEAQASQAGQGDGNLQRSQQHPEEPRLRNQSEFLIESLSSAINEFNYDPEAGITFEAWFAKYEDLFEEDARALDGPAKVRLLLRNLSTVAHKKYVSYILPKKPKEVTFDETIKTLKSIFGRQTSLFNQRYQCLQLKKDPTDDYFTYAGVVNEKCEEFKLSEINADQFKCLMFVSGLNSSKDSDVRTTLLSRIESSNPATPMTLRSLAEECQRLLNLKRDTAMIEKTGGKQTVCAVKNSSKPPHNSKPQSEIPNTPCWRCGDMHYSKNCPYLQHECKSCKKTGHKEGYCSCFKQKDRKKKRLFKNNAVAKAQGLYTINQVSIAARRKFVNLEINGHPVRLQLDSAADITVISSDVYKQIGSPVGSSASINVVNASGDDMGLIAEFECTVTLNDVVKQGRCYVTNVDNLNLFGTEWIELFGLWDIPFNAVCNQVSSKSHPKSEELVQRLRSKFKNVFSEDLGLCTKKKVSLSVKPGTKPVFRPKRPVPYASTEKIEAELDRLQSLGIISPIPYSEWAAPIVAVRKPNGKVRICADYSTGLNEALEPNQHPLPLPQDLFTKLAGKKYFTQIDLSDAYLQVEVTEESRKMLSINTHKGLFQFNRLSPGVKTAPGEFQHIVDNMIADLEDVSGYLDDIMVASDTLKKHIEQLDRLFARIEEYGFHLKIEKSNFFMKQIKYLGLIADEEGLRPDPEKVKAIVKMPAPHDVQTLRSFLGAINYYGKFVRSMHELRQPLDALLKKDVQWNWSQACQESFNKFKDILQSDLLLTHYNPKLEMIVAADASQNGLGAVLLHRFPDGTVKAVCHASRTLTNAEKNYAQGEKEGLALVFACTKFHRMIFGRRFTLHTDHKPLLGIFGSKKGIPVHTASRLQRWALTLLQYDFKLEFKSTDSFGYADVLSRLIGEHSKPDEDYIIASVQLEADIKSMQAESAAVLPVTYQMIQQETKQDETLQSVMRHLRNNWTTPPEANELQCFFKRRESLCEADGCLMFLDRMVVPLSLQNAVLKQLHAGHPGMQRMKSIARSFIYWPNIDAHIEDYVRKCSDCAAVSKAPVKTTLSSWPIPSQPWTRLHLDQSVHD